Genomic DNA from Syntrophus gentianae:
GAGCGCCTGCCTGATGACCGCCGCACACCTCTACGGGCGACCCCAGGACAGGGTTTATCACGTTCTCGTTTCGCCGGAGTTCGAGAGCAGCAGGGATTTTTTCTATCCTCCACGAGAATCAATGGCCATCGAACTGATGGACCACAAGGGTGAACATTACGTCAAGGAAACCCGCTACGCCCGGATTTCGCTGATCTCCGTCCCTTTTGTTTCCGTCCGGGATCGGATCGTGGACGATCTGCTCAAGGAACCGCAGGACCCGCCCACCCTGATGCTTTCCCTCATCCGGGAAGAACCTGCTTCTTTGACAATCGACCTTCCCGCCGGCAAACTGATTTTCAAGGGGCGGGAACTGGACATACCCCCAACCCGGCTGGCCCTTTACGCCTTTTTTGCCGGCATCAAAAAAGATTGCCGTCTCACCGATCGCAATTGCCGGCACTGCACGGCCTGTTACCTGGACACTCATGCCATTGAAGAACGGAACGATCAAATCGCCGTCCTGTACAAGCGGATCGCCTTCTCCCGTGATTTTCAGGCCATGAGGGAAGCAAGCAACGGTGGCATCCTGAATCTCGATGAACTCAACTTCAAGTCCTATCGAAGCCACATCCGCAGGGATCTGGAAAAGGGGTTCGGCTTGGCGGCCACATCGCTGTTGGAGATTGCCGCAACGGGAAAACGCCCGGATACACGCTACGGAATCCCCCTCGAACGGCAGAGGATTCGCGTGATCCATTGATCAAGATGAAGAACTGCGTCAACGTTGCTGTTTTTGAATGGAATCTCTTTTTTTGTAAAGAATACACGTTCACGATGCAAAGGAGGAAAAGCCTATGGACGACACCGCCCTGAAAATCGACTTGGCGGGCTTGCGACGCAATGTCGAAGAAGCCAGTATTCAGGCACAAATTAATAACAGTGAAGAAACGGGAGGTAGACATGTTTAATATCTCCAGATTCAAAGATATTAAAAAACGAGAATTCGATTGTGAAGTTGTGACACCGATGTTTCTGGGTGGTGCGAACCCCAAAAAAGCGGAAATGAGAGCCCCCTCAATCAAGGCAGTTATGCGATTTTGGTGGAGAGCGCTTTACGAGGGGGAAAATATAGAAGAGATGACAAAGGATGAAGCCAAGATCTTTGGTTCAACGGAGAAGAAGTCGTCAGTATCGGTAACAATCGGCATTCAAAACGAAAAAGCTACAACAAACCATTTACCATCTGGCAAGAAAATCATGGTCACTTCAAAAGGAGGGACTTTTCCCATCTCAATTATAGAATATCTTGCCTTTGGTCTTCTTGATCCCCAAAAAAGAGAAGGTAAATACATTAAAGAGCACTTCGAACCCAACAGCCATCTTAAAATAATACTTACATTCCCAAAAACGATTGAAGCAGATCTAATGAAAGCCCTGAATGCTATGATTTCTTTTGGTGGACTTGGATCTCGCTCAAGGAACGGGTTTGGCTCATTGCACTGCGACGAACTTACAGAATTTACATTACCCAAAGAAGGTCCCTTAAAATCTTTTACCGCCTTTTCTAAAGAAGCATACCTTTTTAACCATTTCAAAGTCTGTGATACTTGGCATGACGCTTTATATGAAATTGGAAATGTTTATCGACAGTCCAGACTAAACCTCGAAGGCATACGACATGAGTGGAACAAGCGGGCTCTTATTGCCATGCCTATTGAAGCTAAAAATGAGAGCATACCTTCTTCTATCAGAAATGGCCGCCATGCAAAGCCCTATTTTCTCCACGTAAACAAAATATCTGATGGAAAATACCAAGGGCAAATTCTATTTCTTCCCTATATTTACAAATCAGGACATGAAGACAAGATAAGCAGATTTATAGAATACAAGGAAGTCTGCAAGAAAATGAACGAGGAAATAGCAAAGGGTATGGGAGGCTCAAAATGACCTGGCGGAAACCCGACACAGCCTATTGGAACAACAAATTCGCTGCTTACTGGCATGATCCCATCGATAAAGTCTTCAGCATTCAAAACCATGAAGAAAGAGCGGCTGATTATCTACAAATATTTGGACTAGACAGACCAAACGATGAATTTTGGAAAATTGCCGATGTCATAGCCGCCGGTTTTGAGCGTGGCCAGGTCCCTACCTATAACGCAGACGATAGTAAAAGTGGCGCTGTAGACTTCAGCAAGACACCTATCATAACCCATCCAACATCAGCCGAAAGGGGAATCCTGAAGATCACAGAAAATTTGGCACATCCCGATCAACTGCATTCCATCCTCAAAGAATTTTTGGGGCAGCGTATAGGCCAGACAGCGGGAAATGGGGATTATGCCAATCGATTCAAGGGTGATCCCGCGCGCTTTGCCGTTGCTCGTCTTATGTATACCCACCTTGTGCTCCGCTTTATTCTAGCAGAAAAGAACATTGGTGGAATAGGGGCATTGTGGCACCGTATCCCTGCCGACTCACGCTTTCCCGACCATTCCATCTGGCAACACAATGCCTTATGCTCAGCCATCAGTTCCTGTATCGAACTTGGCGGTAGCGCGGAAGAAGTCGGTCTTATGGTGTTTTCTATTACTCCGGTTCAGGGATTCATAGTTCGCGCAAGAAAAATGAGAGATTACTGGGCCGGTTCTGTACTCTTGTCCTGGCTGGCATTTGAGGGACTTCGCTGGGTGATGGAAAATTTGGGGGTTGATCACGTTCTGTACCCATCTCTTATCGACCAGCCGCTTATCAACGCCTATTTGGAGAAGGAATGGGAAGTATCAGGACCATTCAAGCCGGAGATCTGGAAGAATCAGCCAAGCGAAATCGCCAGTCTGCCTAATAAATTCCTCTTTCTCTCCCCCTTCGGAAAAGTCGAAAACATTGCTCTTGAACTTCAAAATACCATTGCCGATAAATGGATGACCGTTGGGAAACTTACAGCAGAATACCTGATTGAAAATTTAAACATTGAAGATGAATCACGGACATATTTAGAAACCCTCCTTAGCCGGCAGACTTCCAATTTCTGGGATTTCCAGTGGGCAGCAACACGTTTATCAGACCATACGGACAAACAAGAATTGGAAGGTTTGCTTGATGAGGACATATGGAAAAATCAATTTGCACATTTGGAAGCAATCAAGCCGATACTGGCATTACTGGAGAAGAAACTTGAGAAGAAGCTGAACAGAAACGTCCCCGTGATGAAGAATAGCAGCAGGGGCATCCTATATTCCACATGTCACAGTCTTGTTCAATCGGCGCTTGCCGCAGAAAAGTCAAGAAGATCGATTCTGCGGCAAGAAGAGCCGGGAGAAAAATGTCAGATGTGCGGGGAGTTTGAGGTTTTACATTCCCGACGTTGGAATGGCGAAAATGCCGCTGAGTATTCCGCGAACCTTAAGGCATTTTGGGAAGAGATGAATCAGGAACAAAAGGGCGATGTGGATTTCAAAGAAAATGAACGGCTTTGTTCTATCTGTCTAATCAAGCGCCTCGCTCCACGCATTATGAGAAAATCAAACGATCATATCCTATATGAAGTCTTTGATTCCATTGACGGTTTCCCATCAACAACGGAAATGGCACTGCATGATTACTTTCAGAGACAATCCATCCATAAGAAAAAACAAAAAGAGATCGCCCAGAAGCTCCACGAACAGGAAGAGCGAGTTCCGGGAGAAAAGATCGAAAACAGGGACAAATATTATGCCATCCTTTTTATGGATGGCGATCATATGGGAAAGCTGATCAATGGTGAAACCATTGCCTCAACATGGGAAAAAATCATGCATCCCGATATTGCCTCGCGGTTAAAAAGAGACAACTTCGATCATATATACCAAGATGTGTGGCGGAAGATTTATGGCAATGCCGATTTGAAAAAGAGATTGGTAACTCCGGCGATTCATGCAGCCATATCGGAAGCCCTTGGAGATTTTTCGATTTATGGCGTTGCTTCAATAATTAAAAAAAATGAGGGCCGTTTGATTTATGCCGGCGGCGACGATGTCTGTGCGTTTCTGCCTATCGGTACCGCAGTCTCGGCTGCAAAAGAAATCCGGAAGTATTATTCATCTGTCTTCCAGTTAATCGGCACGGATCGCACCTCAAGGGAAATCTCAGGGTCGTGGATTCCCGAACCGGGCAAACTGTCCGTCAACCTCGGCGAAGGCAGTGATATATCCATATCCGCAGCCATCCTGATCTGTCATCACAAAGAGAGCCTTACGCAGATGATTGAACGGGCACATCAGCTTCTGAATTCGGAAGCTAAGGAAAAGGCCGGACGAAATGCCTGTGCGATCGAATTGCGAAAACGTCATGGCGGTTCTCGTACATTTGCAAGAAAGTGGTCGGATACGGATAGCTGGAATGCCTTTGAATATCTCAGAAAGATGGCAGGAGGGAATAACAGACAAATATCTCATTCCCTGCTTTATCGGCTTGAAACACTTCGGCCCGGTATCGAGGCGATTATAAGGCATGACCAAAATGCGGAAGAAAATCTAAAAGCTTTTGTATTTAAACAAATTGAAAGATCAGGAACAAAAACAAGCAACCAGAAAGAATTGGCTGCGTCCATCACCTCAATTGTTTGGGACAAGGCAAGCAAAGAAAATCCCTTGAATACTGAAGGGCTGATTATTGCCGGTTTTCTTGGAGGGGGGGAAGGAAATGATTGATTGGTACAGCTTCACACCGCAAGATACATTATATTTCCGGGGCGCGGAACCAGCCAATATGGGAGAAAGCCATACCTCATCAATGACTTTTCCACCGCCTGCCCACACCATTGCCGGGGCTTTGAGAACTGCGGCAATTATCCAGAATGGAATTGCTTTCGAAGATTACAAAATTGGGAAATGCCCTCAGGAGATTACCAAATGCATCGGAAAAGCCGGTGAGGCCAGCCCGTTCAGCATCCTCGGGCCGTTCTTCCGGGAGGAAGACACCGTGTGGTTTCCCTGTCCATTTCTCTGGTTCTCAGAAAAGAAGGAAAAAGAGGATTCGAAAGCAGGCCTGCGTAAAATCATAATCAGTTCGCCTGTTCAGACCAGTACCCTGATAAAAACGTCAAACGGTCCAAACTTATTCTGGGCCAAGGGAAAGAATCTTGAAACCTTGGGCGGCTATTGGGTAAGTGCGGATGAACTATTTGCATCAACAAAGGAGAAAAACATTAGACGCAGCCGGGATTTGTTCGTAAGTGAAACTCACACTGGAATCGCCCTTGATGTGAAGGACAAACGACGTACAGCAAGGAAGGGGCATCTCTATTCTTTCGTCCATGCCCGGCTTTGCAAGGGTGTCAGACTGGTTTTTGGTGTCACGGCAAGACTCCCGATGAAAGATTCGGGTGTACTCAAGCTTGGAGCTGAGCAGCGATTCGGTGAATACAGAAGGATCGATAATATTTCACTGCCGCAAGGCACAAGCGGTCTGTTCATGACGACATCCATTTTGGCTGGAAATAAAGTGGCTAACCAGCATTGCGTTGCCACAGGGCGCATTCAGTACTTTGGCGGCTGGGACTTGCATATAGGATTTCATAAGCCGATGCGGGGTTATTTCCCGGCAGGAAGCGTATTTAACAAAAAAATAGATGAGCAGTGTATCGAATTATAGGAGGAACGCTATGCTGAAAAGAGATCTTTTTTCCATCTGCACATTTTACGCTGTATCCCCCATTCATGCCGGCACCGGGGCATCCTTCGCCGCTGTTGATTTGCCAATTCAGCGGGAGCGTCACACCAATTGGCCCCATATACAGGCATCGGGAGTAAAGGGAGCAATGCGGGCACACTATCGTGATTTTGCTGAGGATAAATCGCTGATTAACTTCCTTTTCGGTTATGATAAAGATGATAAACAACATCATGATACCTATAATTCGGCACGAATGAAGGACGATCAGTATCAGGTGGAAGACAATTTCCCTGGTGCAATTTCCTTTTCCGATGCGAAACTACTGTCCTTCCCCATACGGTCGAATATTGCACCCTTTGTGTGGATCACCTGTCCAGCAGTATTGAAAAGATTGAGCAACGATCTGGCATTTGCAGGATTGGAATCAATAAAAGAAATACCCAACATTACCGGCGAAATGGCTTTTTGCCTTACAGGAAATATTACGGGTGATGTCATTCTGGAAGACATGGTGATCAGTGTCGGAAACGCAGAGATTGGAAATCCAATCCCCCCAGGCTTTCCCGTTCTGGATAGACTAATTTTTGTGTCGGATGCGGTTTATAAGTACGCCGTCGAATCCTGCACGGAAATTCAGACTCAGATAAAAATTGATTCAAAGACAGGAACTGCCGAAGGTGGCGCCCTCAGATACCAGGAATTACTTCCTGCGGATTCCGTTCTATATTCTGTCGTCTATTACAGCCGCGCGGTCTTCGATAACGCATTGCAGGCGGAAACCGTTTCTAATCACCTTCAGGGCATCATCAAAAATTTCATGCAGATCGGCGGCGATGAAACCCTGGGTCGGGGCATCTGCAAGATCAACTGGATTTCGGGAGGAAGCAAATGAGAACAATGACTCAGAAACGGGCGGAGTATGCGCTTGAAAGGGTTCTTTCAATAAAGGATAAGAAAGATTTCCAATCATTCTCCGCAGGCGCCCCATCTATGGTTCTTCAGAATGGATTCGGACAAACGCTGGCGTTCTGGCTGGCAAAAGGGACCAAAGACGGAAAAATTAAAGAGAATGACAAGCATATCGAATTGTTCGATATCGTTAAAGACTGGCTTTCTCTCGAAAGAGAAGACATCCATAATCATTTCACAAAAGAAAAGGATAGAACAAGGCTGATGAAAGAACTAGCGGGAATGGATCAACTCCAATATCTTGCGGCCCAGAATGAAACCCTGGCACTGCTCGAATGGGTTAAACGCTTTGCCAACGCTGATTTATCGTAAGTGAGGATTCAATATGGAATTCTACCCTTTACCCAAGAAAATACAGGACATTTCCAAGGACATGCTAAAAGGAAACTTTGGCCTTTGGTACAACAAGTTCATCCCATTGAATGATCGTTCATTTAAGCCATCTGACAACAGAAATGACGAAAACAGAAATGTTGATTATTATTTTGAACAATATTGCAGGGTACTGAAGAGTAATTCTGCTCAAATAGCAGCAATGCTTAAATATATACATGAAAACATGGACGATTTTTGTTCGAGCTTTCCGATCGATATGTTTGAAGAAATCGTCATTTGTGCAACACTTGAAACGCCTTTGGTCACTGGTATCGGCGAATCGCATCCCCATGAAGTCAGTATAGCGCTTGACCATAATATGGGCATCCCTTACATACCCGCATCGGGTGTAAAAGGGATCGTCCGTTTTGCCCACACAGTCTCTCTGATCCCCGAGTCAATAAAAAATGGCTTAATTCAAGATAATCTAGAGTTTGATGATGAATCAAATTGGACGTTTATTCCGCTGTTGTTTGGCACACAGGGAAATCGTGGCAAGGTAATCTTTCTTGATGCCTATCCCGAGGGTATTCCGGACTTACATGTTGATATTATGAATCCGCACTACGCTCCCTATTATAGTGAGGGGAAACCACCTGCTGACCATTACAACCCTACTCCCATTAAATTCCTAACCGTTGCAACCGGTACAAATTTTATTTTCCGAGCTGTTGCATTAAATGAAGAGGGATTGCCGCAAAAAGTTAAAATGGCGCTAACACGAGCCCTAACGGAAGAAGGCGTCGGAGCGAAGACTGCTGTTGGTTATGGAAGGTTTCTCATTGATGAGAAGCACCAAGCCGCGTTAATGGAAAAGCGCAGACAAAGACAAGAAGAAGAACAAAATGCTCGTTTCCCCTGGCTGGCTCATTTAGAGCAGATCAGACAGGTTGCCGACTGGGGCCAATTCAAGCAAATCATCCTTGATAATGAAAAACTTGGTCTATATCGGCATGAAGCGCATGTGGCGGAAGCGGTCATGACTAAAGCACTGGAGATCAGAGAGCAATGGATAAAAAACTGGGAGGCATTGCGCGATGATAAAATAGCGACATGGTTGGAACCTTCAGGAATCATATGGCAGAGGCTTGAACAAGAAAGCGAAAAGACAGAAGAACATTCTGAAGATTATGAAAAAATTTCGAAACTAACCGATTGGGGTTTATATAAATCATCAAACTTTGATCTTTCAAAGCTACAATTGGATGCCCTGCATTTTCTGAAGCAAAAAATGGAAGACTGGGGCTGCAATTCTAAAAAGGCGAAAGAAGATAAAAAAACAGCTTATAAGAAGGTAAGGGATCTATTGAGACAGCATTAGGAATGAGTGTTTTTTCGGTACATCTCAATCCCCTTGGAGGACATAAAATGAAAACACACAAGTTGATTAACCGGATCGTCTGTGATCCGAAGATTATGCTTGGTAAGCCGGTCGTCAAAGGAACACGCCTTACGGTGGAGCTAATAGTTGAAAAGTTTGCCTACGGCGCTACTTTCGAAGAGCTGACGCGCGATTACCCCTTTCTTGTCGAAGAAGACATTTGGGCCTCTCTCATCTACGCGGCTAAAAGACTGGCGAATGAGGAAATCTTTACGGCATGAAGGTTCCTCCTTCCTGTTGATATCTAAATTTTATGATTGCAAGGAAATCGATATGCGGGACATCCTGATATGCACCGTTGGCACCAGCCTCAAGAACAACATTAGTGGGCAGAATGAATCTCCCCTTTACTCTCTGTTGATGGCGGACAATGCCAGAGGTGTTGCCCTGGAGCTATTGAAACATTCCCCGGAGGATCGCCTGAATGGGGCTGAGATCAATTCCATTCACAGCATCATCGCTGGCAAACGCCTTGATCGGCTTGATAATCTCATATTTTTGGTCTCCGATACGCCGGACGGTTCACTG
This window encodes:
- the cmr1 gene encoding type III-B CRISPR module RAMP protein Cmr1 codes for the protein MFNISRFKDIKKREFDCEVVTPMFLGGANPKKAEMRAPSIKAVMRFWWRALYEGENIEEMTKDEAKIFGSTEKKSSVSVTIGIQNEKATTNHLPSGKKIMVTSKGGTFPISIIEYLAFGLLDPQKREGKYIKEHFEPNSHLKIILTFPKTIEADLMKALNAMISFGGLGSRSRNGFGSLHCDELTEFTLPKEGPLKSFTAFSKEAYLFNHFKVCDTWHDALYEIGNVYRQSRLNLEGIRHEWNKRALIAMPIEAKNESIPSSIRNGRHAKPYFLHVNKISDGKYQGQILFLPYIYKSGHEDKISRFIEYKEVCKKMNEEIAKGMGGSK
- the cmr4 gene encoding type III-B CRISPR module RAMP protein Cmr4 yields the protein MLKRDLFSICTFYAVSPIHAGTGASFAAVDLPIQRERHTNWPHIQASGVKGAMRAHYRDFAEDKSLINFLFGYDKDDKQHHDTYNSARMKDDQYQVEDNFPGAISFSDAKLLSFPIRSNIAPFVWITCPAVLKRLSNDLAFAGLESIKEIPNITGEMAFCLTGNITGDVILEDMVISVGNAEIGNPIPPGFPVLDRLIFVSDAVYKYAVESCTEIQTQIKIDSKTGTAEGGALRYQELLPADSVLYSVVYYSRAVFDNALQAETVSNHLQGIIKNFMQIGGDETLGRGICKINWISGGSK
- the cmr6 gene encoding type III-B CRISPR module RAMP protein Cmr6 → MEFYPLPKKIQDISKDMLKGNFGLWYNKFIPLNDRSFKPSDNRNDENRNVDYYFEQYCRVLKSNSAQIAAMLKYIHENMDDFCSSFPIDMFEEIVICATLETPLVTGIGESHPHEVSIALDHNMGIPYIPASGVKGIVRFAHTVSLIPESIKNGLIQDNLEFDDESNWTFIPLLFGTQGNRGKVIFLDAYPEGIPDLHVDIMNPHYAPYYSEGKPPADHYNPTPIKFLTVATGTNFIFRAVALNEEGLPQKVKMALTRALTEEGVGAKTAVGYGRFLIDEKHQAALMEKRRQRQEEEQNARFPWLAHLEQIRQVADWGQFKQIILDNEKLGLYRHEAHVAEAVMTKALEIREQWIKNWEALRDDKIATWLEPSGIIWQRLEQESEKTEEHSEDYEKISKLTDWGLYKSSNFDLSKLQLDALHFLKQKMEDWGCNSKKAKEDKKTAYKKVRDLLRQH
- the cas10 gene encoding type III-B CRISPR-associated protein Cas10/Cmr2; translated protein: MTWRKPDTAYWNNKFAAYWHDPIDKVFSIQNHEERAADYLQIFGLDRPNDEFWKIADVIAAGFERGQVPTYNADDSKSGAVDFSKTPIITHPTSAERGILKITENLAHPDQLHSILKEFLGQRIGQTAGNGDYANRFKGDPARFAVARLMYTHLVLRFILAEKNIGGIGALWHRIPADSRFPDHSIWQHNALCSAISSCIELGGSAEEVGLMVFSITPVQGFIVRARKMRDYWAGSVLLSWLAFEGLRWVMENLGVDHVLYPSLIDQPLINAYLEKEWEVSGPFKPEIWKNQPSEIASLPNKFLFLSPFGKVENIALELQNTIADKWMTVGKLTAEYLIENLNIEDESRTYLETLLSRQTSNFWDFQWAATRLSDHTDKQELEGLLDEDIWKNQFAHLEAIKPILALLEKKLEKKLNRNVPVMKNSSRGILYSTCHSLVQSALAAEKSRRSILRQEEPGEKCQMCGEFEVLHSRRWNGENAAEYSANLKAFWEEMNQEQKGDVDFKENERLCSICLIKRLAPRIMRKSNDHILYEVFDSIDGFPSTTEMALHDYFQRQSIHKKKQKEIAQKLHEQEERVPGEKIENRDKYYAILFMDGDHMGKLINGETIASTWEKIMHPDIASRLKRDNFDHIYQDVWRKIYGNADLKKRLVTPAIHAAISEALGDFSIYGVASIIKKNEGRLIYAGGDDVCAFLPIGTAVSAAKEIRKYYSSVFQLIGTDRTSREISGSWIPEPGKLSVNLGEGSDISISAAILICHHKESLTQMIERAHQLLNSEAKEKAGRNACAIELRKRHGGSRTFARKWSDTDSWNAFEYLRKMAGGNNRQISHSLLYRLETLRPGIEAIIRHDQNAEENLKAFVFKQIERSGTKTSNQKELAASITSIVWDKASKENPLNTEGLIIAGFLGGGEGND
- the cmr5 gene encoding type III-B CRISPR module-associated protein Cmr5: MRTMTQKRAEYALERVLSIKDKKDFQSFSAGAPSMVLQNGFGQTLAFWLAKGTKDGKIKENDKHIELFDIVKDWLSLEREDIHNHFTKEKDRTRLMKELAGMDQLQYLAAQNETLALLEWVKRFANADLS
- a CDS encoding DUF433 domain-containing protein; this translates as MKTHKLINRIVCDPKIMLGKPVVKGTRLTVELIVEKFAYGATFEELTRDYPFLVEEDIWASLIYAAKRLANEEIFTA
- a CDS encoding type III-B CRISPR module-associated Cmr3 family protein produces the protein MIDWYSFTPQDTLYFRGAEPANMGESHTSSMTFPPPAHTIAGALRTAAIIQNGIAFEDYKIGKCPQEITKCIGKAGEASPFSILGPFFREEDTVWFPCPFLWFSEKKEKEDSKAGLRKIIISSPVQTSTLIKTSNGPNLFWAKGKNLETLGGYWVSADELFASTKEKNIRRSRDLFVSETHTGIALDVKDKRRTARKGHLYSFVHARLCKGVRLVFGVTARLPMKDSGVLKLGAEQRFGEYRRIDNISLPQGTSGLFMTTSILAGNKVANQHCVATGRIQYFGGWDLHIGFHKPMRGYFPAGSVFNKKIDEQCIEL
- the csm6 gene encoding CRISPR-associated ring nuclease Csm6, which produces MKKILLAVIGLSPQILTETLYALHQEDQAVQAIHVITTREGKERINAYLLSPSDGQYYRYLREYGISPSSIAFGTENVHVVKDRNGIEIDDIADEEDNERLLELCLSLTFQFTHDPNTALFFSIAGGRKTMSACLMTAAHLYGRPQDRVYHVLVSPEFESSRDFFYPPRESMAIELMDHKGEHYVKETRYARISLISVPFVSVRDRIVDDLLKEPQDPPTLMLSLIREEPASLTIDLPAGKLIFKGRELDIPPTRLALYAFFAGIKKDCRLTDRNCRHCTACYLDTHAIEERNDQIAVLYKRIAFSRDFQAMREASNGGILNLDELNFKSYRSHIRRDLEKGFGLAATSLLEIAATGKRPDTRYGIPLERQRIRVIH